A single bacterium DNA region contains:
- a CDS encoding metalloregulator ArsR/SmtB family transcription factor, translating into MRDRLDVLKALADETRLRALCALRGGELCVCQLIALLELAPSTVSKHLSILRAARLVESRKDGRWMYYRLSKEFRAPATGKMVELLFKELEGTDRITADGKRLKEICGESMESLCRRIF; encoded by the coding sequence ATGCGGGATAGACTGGATGTGTTGAAGGCGTTGGCGGATGAGACCCGGTTGCGGGCGTTGTGTGCGCTCAGGGGCGGGGAGTTGTGTGTCTGTCAGTTGATTGCGCTACTGGAGTTGGCTCCCTCTACGGTATCGAAACACTTGTCGATACTCCGTGCCGCGCGGTTGGTGGAGAGCCGGAAGGACGGGCGCTGGATGTACTACCGGTTGTCCAAGGAGTTCCGGGCGCCAGCCACGGGAAAGATGGTGGAGTTGCTGTTTAAGGAGTTGGAAGGTACGGATCGTATTACCGCTGATGGGAAACGGCTGAAAGAAATTTGCGGTGAAAGCATGGAATCGCTGTGCCGGAGAATATTCTGA
- a CDS encoding heavy metal translocating P-type ATPase, producing MNQKKYRIRGMDCAEEVNALKETVGKLQGIETLDFNLIEGIMTVQGAEGQVDDESIHIAVRQAGLEAQAVDEKDRPGAGAAEEGWWWKHGRSVMCWASGALVVAGFLAHLLLHGNLLHVLTGGEGMEHHEYPLSVILLYSAAVLMGGWFFVPKSWHALRRFRADMNLLMTIAVIGAMVIGQWFEAATVSFLFSFSLLLESWSVGHARRAIRSLVNLTPQMARYLCPHDGDIMEKPVEDVPLGATVVVRPGERIPLDGILTKGRTAVNQAPITGESMPVAKEEGDEVFAGSINEEGAIEFRATKPAADTTLARIIRMVEQAQARRAPVEQWVETFARYYTPAMIAVAFLVAMVPPLFGGEWGRWFYEALVMLVIACPCALVISTPVSIVAALTAAAKAGVLIKGGAFLEAVGRVKVFALDKTGTLTKGRPEVQMIVPWSGHTQNELLARVAALEIHSDHPLAQAVLRKARIEHVEPLLAQDYRVLKGRGAEAMIEGHLFWVGSHRLLHEKGVEESEMHDQAQRMEDAGHSVIVVGSDQHVCGLISVADSVRPEATEVIRQLKAAGVQHVVMLTGDNQGTADAVSRVAGVDEVRAELLPEDKMLAIQQLEQSHGTVAMVGDGINDAPALAAATVGIAMGAAGSDAAIETADIALMSDDLTRLPWLVQHARRSLCIIRQNIVFALGLKAVFMILALLQVATLWMAIAADMGASLLVIFNALRLLRDRSPTIRP from the coding sequence ATGAACCAGAAGAAATATAGAATCAGGGGAATGGATTGCGCGGAAGAAGTCAATGCGCTCAAGGAGACAGTTGGCAAACTTCAGGGAATCGAAACCCTTGATTTCAATCTCATTGAAGGCATCATGACTGTCCAGGGGGCTGAGGGGCAAGTGGATGACGAATCCATTCACATAGCGGTGCGGCAGGCCGGCCTGGAAGCGCAGGCGGTTGACGAAAAGGATCGGCCCGGGGCCGGGGCCGCTGAAGAAGGCTGGTGGTGGAAACATGGCCGGTCAGTCATGTGCTGGGCTTCAGGTGCTTTAGTGGTGGCCGGTTTTCTGGCCCATCTGTTGCTTCACGGGAATCTCCTGCATGTGTTGACTGGCGGAGAGGGCATGGAGCATCACGAGTATCCGCTATCCGTCATCCTGCTATATTCCGCCGCCGTGTTAATGGGCGGGTGGTTTTTTGTCCCGAAGTCCTGGCATGCCCTGCGCCGTTTCCGGGCGGACATGAACCTGCTGATGACGATTGCGGTAATCGGGGCAATGGTAATTGGTCAATGGTTCGAGGCCGCCACCGTTTCGTTCCTTTTCTCTTTTTCCCTGTTGTTGGAATCTTGGAGTGTGGGCCATGCGCGCCGGGCGATCCGTAGTCTCGTGAATCTGACGCCCCAGATGGCGCGCTACCTCTGTCCCCATGACGGAGACATCATGGAAAAACCCGTTGAAGATGTTCCACTCGGGGCCACGGTGGTGGTCCGCCCCGGTGAGCGGATCCCGCTGGACGGGATCCTCACCAAAGGCCGGACGGCGGTCAACCAGGCGCCCATTACCGGGGAATCCATGCCGGTGGCCAAAGAGGAAGGGGATGAGGTTTTCGCCGGGTCCATCAATGAAGAGGGGGCGATTGAGTTCAGAGCCACCAAGCCCGCGGCGGATACTACCCTGGCGCGAATCATTCGTATGGTGGAGCAGGCTCAAGCCCGCCGTGCCCCCGTGGAGCAATGGGTGGAGACGTTTGCGCGGTATTATACCCCCGCCATGATCGCCGTGGCGTTCCTGGTCGCCATGGTGCCGCCGCTGTTTGGCGGAGAGTGGGGACGCTGGTTCTACGAAGCGTTGGTAATGCTGGTGATTGCCTGCCCGTGCGCCCTGGTGATTTCGACGCCGGTGAGTATTGTGGCGGCTCTTACGGCAGCCGCTAAGGCAGGTGTTTTAATCAAGGGAGGAGCCTTTCTTGAGGCCGTAGGACGCGTGAAGGTTTTCGCTCTGGATAAGACTGGGACCCTGACCAAAGGACGCCCCGAGGTGCAGATGATCGTCCCCTGGAGCGGCCACACGCAGAATGAGCTGCTTGCCCGTGTGGCGGCGCTGGAAATTCACAGCGACCATCCCCTGGCCCAGGCGGTCCTGAGAAAGGCCCGGATAGAACATGTGGAGCCCTTGCTGGCTCAGGATTATCGAGTGCTGAAAGGGCGGGGCGCCGAGGCAATGATCGAAGGCCATCTGTTCTGGGTGGGAAGCCACCGGCTATTGCATGAAAAAGGGGTGGAGGAGTCCGAGATGCACGACCAGGCGCAACGCATGGAAGATGCCGGACATTCCGTTATTGTGGTGGGCAGTGATCAGCATGTCTGCGGCCTGATCAGCGTCGCGGATTCCGTCCGGCCGGAAGCGACGGAAGTGATCCGCCAGTTGAAGGCCGCGGGAGTGCAACACGTGGTCATGCTGACTGGGGACAACCAGGGAACGGCAGATGCCGTGAGTCGCGTGGCAGGTGTGGACGAAGTCCGGGCGGAGCTTCTGCCAGAAGACAAGATGCTGGCGATTCAGCAACTTGAGCAGAGCCACGGGACGGTGGCCATGGTGGGCGATGGCATCAACGATGCCCCGGCGCTGGCGGCCGCGACCGTCGGAATCGCCATGGGGGCGGCGGGATCTGATGCCGCCATTGAGACCGCGGATATTGCCCTGATGTCCGATGACCTGACGCGCCTGCCCTGGCTGGTGCAACACGCGCGCCGTTCCCTTTGCATCATTCGGCAGAACATCGTATTCGCCTTGGGCCTCAAGGCCGTATTCATGATTTTGGCCCTGCTGCAAGTGGCGACCCTCTGGATGGCCATCGCCGCCGACATGGGCGCCTCATTGCTGGTGATCTTCAACGCCCTGCGGCTGTTGCGTGACCGTTCACCGACCATCCGCCCTTGA
- a CDS encoding P-II family nitrogen regulator, protein MKSIVAYIQPFMLEKVAAALRAKKVHGVTVMACQGFGRSRERNTSHYEDEAVELGYAPKVKIEIVCPDESALAMVQMIRESAHTGRHGDGKIFVTEVTCAVDIRTGEEGEAVL, encoded by the coding sequence ATGAAATCAATTGTCGCCTATATTCAACCGTTCATGCTGGAGAAAGTCGCCGCTGCGCTGCGCGCAAAAAAGGTTCATGGGGTGACCGTGATGGCGTGCCAGGGGTTTGGACGGAGTAGAGAAAGGAATACTTCGCATTACGAAGACGAGGCGGTGGAGTTAGGCTACGCCCCAAAGGTCAAGATCGAGATTGTCTGTCCTGATGAGTCGGCTTTGGCAATGGTCCAGATGATCAGGGAAAGTGCGCATACCGGGCGGCATGGCGACGGCAAAATCTTCGTCACTGAAGTGACCTGTGCGGTGGATATTCGGACAGGTGAGGAGGGCGAGGCCGTTTTGTAG